The Scleropages formosus chromosome 9, fSclFor1.1, whole genome shotgun sequence DNA segment CAGGATGATGCTACACAACAAGGTAAATCGTGAGGAGCTGCTTtaccactgactgactgagcgTCCTTCAGCACCACTGTGTGACTATTCTCTAGTATAATAAATAAGTGTTTTGGTGGAATGGCTTGTGCTGAGACgaatgcattattttaaaaactgagtTGTGAAATGAATCATACACGCACTAGTGTTTTGTGCCTTAAGTGATTTTTATTAGAGTTTCActcatatatattaataatttaatatattctCCACATCTTCTTGGGGGTTGTCGGTTGGTTGCGCTGTAATGACGAGATGTCATAGCCGAGTGACTAAATTATATACTAATTTGTAAATTTGAACGTGAACTTATTCTCGTGGGATTTTTTGATAGCATCCGTTGagcaataaatataattatacagCAACGTATGGTCCCTTAGCTGAAGAAgcaattttttcatttgtagtgTAGCTATTTAGCTGCTGACAGGACTGACAAGGTGACACTTGACTTGTGAAGCTTTTTTTTCAAACTCACTGTGACATAACTTTACTTAGAGTTATTTTCAATTTCTAATGTTATTTCTCCCCTACTTATAGTCCAGTGTGTGTCAAGAGTGGAGCTTCCGCTGTAGGTTCAGTTGTCTGTGTCACCAGTTATGACATGTACACATGATGTACACATACAGATATGTTGGCTGTTCCTTAATTTGTCTTTTACATGCTGCTAGTGCCCTCCAGGGACTTCTTTTCAACACTTCCTCAGGACTGCTTGCGCACCTTGACGGAATGGTACTGCAGCCTCGGACAGTGCTGTGACACGGGGGACTGTCGGATTCAAAATAACGTCACAGGTGGggtcctcttcttcttcttgatgTTCGTTCTCGGTCACATTTAGGGAaactttccccccccccccaagcaaaGACtttcgtttttcttttttgcagcaaGTCATCGTGAAAAGGTGCACGAGACTAGAAGACCTCTTAACGACGAGTCTGTTACGCTGCCGGCCTGTTTATGAACTGTCAACTAACTGCAGCGCCATGGCAATGGTTGGTGGGGAAACCTGCCTTCCTCTTTAACGCTCTTCTCTCCATGTTCCGTGTTGTTTCCACCTATCTGCGCCTGCAGGACTAGCCAAGGATCTCGAACTTCGGCTCCACGGGCAGCACCTGGTACAGGCGGTGGTTCTCAAAGCAATAGAGGGCTTCCTTAACAACCCAGATCCAAACAAGCCCTTGACCCTTTCCTTCCATGGCTGGTCTGGCACTGGGAAGAACTTTGTCGCCCGGCTGGTTGCGGAGAACCTGTATCGCGACGGAGTGAAGAGCGAGTGTGTGCGGCTATTCATTGCCCCATTTCACTTCCCGCATGCCAAGCTGGTGGACGTGTACAAGGTACGAACACTTAATTCAGGGTACACAAAATCCCCTGCGCATTTTatgcaggggcagctggtagtgttagtggttagcgctgttgccctatggacccaaaggttgcaggtcagagtctcgcctccagctgcagtacccttgagcaaggtacttatcctaaaacaaattgctccagtaaaaattacgcagttgtataaatgggtaaatagttctaAGTAGCTTCacgctgcaagtcgctttggagaaaagcatcagctaaataaagtaatgtaacTATCGAAACCcgattttcattcatttgctttGTAGGACAATGATCTGCcaaatcactgacaagttcaaATGAGCAATGTGATGGTTCCAAAAATTGAGTCATCAGTCATTGCACATTCGCTTTGTTGCAAAATCGCATGGCCGCTTTGATTATGTTGCATAACATAACCTAGACTCAACCAGATGCAGTTTGACTTCTGTATCAGTAAAGTAAATACAGCCACTGCAAAGATTACCTTTGGATTATAAAAGTTACATTGCTTTTGCAAGAGAAAAACTGTATCTGTATGTGTACGTGTGCACGAGAACATCGTATGCACTCtttgtgtgtatactgtatgtgcacatGTAACACCTCCTCCCttaaatatatgtgtatgtgggagtgtttttgtttatgtatgGTATATTTTcacatctgggtggtgcgagagaacttgggtttaatccctgctcagtctgtgtggagcatgatcttcccgtgtctgcgtgggtttcctccgggtgctccggtttcctcccacactccaagacatgctgttcaggttcccccatagtgtgtgaatgacacagagagagtgtgtttcactgatttatggatgagtgacccattctaagtagtgtatctagcagtgtaagtcactttggtgaatgaggtgtgtgggctagtaacactacatagagctcattggaagttgcttcgctgaaaagcatctgcgaagtgaataaatgtaaatgtatatgatgTGGAAAAATTAACTGGTGCATTTCCCATACAGAACCAGTTGAAGGAGGCGATCCGAGATGCGGTGTTGCGCTGCCAGCAGACTCTTTTTATCTTTGATGAGGCAGAGAAGCTGCACCCAGGCCTTATTGATGCCATAAAACCCTTCATGGAACACTATGACAATGTGGATGGGGTCAGTTACAGGAGGtccatcttcctcttcctcaggtTGGTCACAGATATCCAGAAGTAATTACGGTACCTGAATGGTGAAGACTGACACAGGGTTGCAGTAGAGGCACTAATGTGAAGCTACACTCACCTATGTCCTTCAGTTAAAGATTGGATTGTCGTATCGTGATTTCTACTAGTcttataaaaattcaaatttgaaACAAGTATCGAAACACATAATGTTTGGCAGCCACTAGAAACTTtgatatataaatttttttaatactgcaaGTTAAATTTGGTTTAATTGATGTCTGAGCTAATATATATTGTTATTCCAGTGTGAGTGATTTTTATCCAAAGAGGTGTACATTGGAGGCATTTTATGTTTTGTCTCTCTGagttgttcatttttcatgaaaTAGAAATAATTGAAGAATGTAACTGCATGCTCCCTCCTCAGATTTCCATGTGCTACATTTCTGGTTAATCCAGTTCTGTAACCATTGGATAGCCAGCTGTTGAATAtatagtagtagtattattgtAGTACTCAATGTGTAAATATTGCTGAAAGTTTGTTGTAAATGACTGCAAGAACTATAAGCAGTGAGCAATTGTTTTtccgttttatttttataaaactaTGAAAATATTAGTTACCAAATGCAGTCATTAGGCATTATTGAGGTTCTAGGAGAGTGCGTCACACAATTTaataattgtttttcattttacagtgttgTTATTCTCCAAATTGTTTACTTGCATGTGAAAGTGTAAAATGAATCGAACCTTTTCTGTAACctattttaatatgcatttatgAAATATAGGAGCGCTACGGTGGCACAGAAGGTAGTGCAGgagcctcacagctcttgggcaATGGATTTAGACATGCGTTGGAATCCTTCTCAGTCCGTGCTGACCTTGCAtcatatgtgtttgtgtggggttcctcttggTAGTCTGCTTTCCTCCCGCAGCAAAACGTGAGCATTTCAGCTGCATTggttactctgaattgctcttaaAGTCTGTatatgtgagtgagtgtgttatTGCCCTTTTGTGAACTGGTGGGTCGGTAATCCAAGGTATACCCTGCCTTGTCCCCTGCGCTTCCCGGATAGGCTTcaaaccaccatgaccctgtataggaAAAGAGGTGACTGAtaactgatgaatggatggattcgCTTATCATCTgactatgaaaatattaaaccCAGGGAAATTTCTTGGTGGAACATACTATGTATATTCAATGTATACTGTGTAGGTTCCAAATGTATATTCCATTCCATACTACTTACTTGGagtaaaattatgaaatattttccttgTATGTACTAATATGAATCATTTCTACACCTGAAAGAGGGTTTACTTagtgaaagaaaacatgaattcttcaagaagaaactTGAAGTAAAGGCCAGTTTAACACATGCATTACTAAGATAATGCCGAGCAGGAGTCATCGCCGAACATTTTAGTTTGGTTTAATGCAGAGCCAATGACCATAATCTGAGGTATTTTCCGTATATTCCCTGGAAGTTTACTGCTAAGTATGCTACCATCACGGTAAACCCCTTCAATATTTTCATCCCATTAAATAAGAAATAGAATGGGTTAGAGAAAGCCAAGTGAagtgtatttattgtcatttcaaccatattcCTACTTACACAGagctacataaagtgcacgtgtacaaatagcacaagacagtacagtaattaacaaaacaataaacacagagaaaacacaagatattgcaatataataaatattatagatataaatatactaattagcagcaaaaaatacaattggTCAGTACAGTATTGTGGAATGGAGTTCAGTACAGTATAGTGGAAAGCATTTAAAGATGGCCCATATATGCCCCCCCAGCAGCCTCGAAAAATCTATCATTTGCTGCAGGTCATTTTTATGCAGGAAGATGGAAATCCAGCTTCACAGGCATCATCTgccttaaatatttaaatcagaAAGGATTTTATGTGTGATTCTCCCTTCCTTGTGTTTCTgagatgagtgactcactggATGGTGCTATTCTGACACAGAGGTGTTGTTTCTGCAGTAACATTGGTGGAGCAATCATCAACGAGGTGACGCTGGACTTCTGGCACTCTGGACAGAACCGAGAGGACATTGGAATGGAGGACCTAGAGCACCGGCTTCGATCTGAAGCGGTAGAGTCACAAGGTATCTAGCGCTCATGCCTCACGGCAGTGGGCCGTGAATctaactcagtctgtgtagaatgTTCTCTTGTCTTTACATGGGTTTTCTCcttgtgctccagtttcctcttgCAATCCAAAGATACGTATTTCATGAGAAGTTGTGACTCGTAATTGCTTTTTCTGTGCGGGTGCATGTGTTAAAATCATCTGTTGTGTggatgggtaaatatttgtaaagtaCTGTGGTTCAGTATAGTTTATCTAGAACTAATTTatcttgaacaaaggcatcagctaaatataaattaatctttaatgtcaaatacattttgtatttctgaGTAATAACTAACTAGGGTATATAATTGTAAACATTGTAAACAAGGGAACGTCAACTCGTGTGCTTTTGGGCTTTATCGCTTACTACTCTCATACTTCTTTTTTGTCACCAGTAGCTTTTACCTGGCACAACTGAATTAATTTCCTTCATTTGAAATATAATCTCTGGTTTGCAGGTGGCTTTGGTCAAAGTGAGCTCATGTCAGATCACCTGATAGACTTTTTTGTACCCTTCTTGCCACTGGAGTACCGTCATGTCAAACTGTGTGCCCGTGATGCCTATGTGGCTCGTGGTCTGCAGCCCAGGGAAGAAATCCTGGACGAAGTGGCAAAAGCTATGGTATATGTGCCCAAGGAAGAAAAGCTTTTTTCAGCCCAGGGATGCAAGTCCGTACCCCAGAGGATCAACTTTTTCTTGCCATAAAGGAAAAGACTCAGACCAGCAAAACCGCATGTGAACTCTCCAGacatgcatggatggatggatggatggatggatggatggatggaaaaagacaaaaaggccTTTTTACTTCTCCTAATGGTGCACATAGTCCGTGTGAATTTCCATCTCTCACCCTTATCTTAGAAACAGTAAATGGGGAGTCTAGTTTGTCTCTTAAGATTTTTCTgctcattgtattttatttacaacacCATTGTTCATTTTTGCCTTCAATTTTTACTGTTCTTGTCCCCAGTGTTTCCTTCGCTCCCAAGTTACATTTGAAATGCACTGTATACATTCagatgggggcacggtggtgcagcaggtttgacctgtgcctgctctctggtgggtctgggatttgagtcccgcttggggtgccttgcgatggactgacgtcccgtcctgagtgtgtcccctccccctccggccttgcaccctgtgttgccgggttaggctccggctcgccgcgaccctgcttgggacaagcggtttcagtgtgtgtgtgtgtgtgtgtgtgtgtgtgtgtgtgtgtgtgtgtgtgtgtgtgtctctctgtgtgtgtgtgtgtgtgtgtgtgtgtctctctctgtgtgtgtgtgtgtgtgtgtgtgtgtgtatacattcaTTAGTCTACCTCTGGTTAACTCTTTTGTTGTTTAAGGGAGTGAAAATGAGTCTTGTTTAGGTCACTGGTGAGATTAATATGAGGGCAGCATAAAATAAGTTTGGccataaattattttaacattccTAGCCACCTTACTGTGCGCTGGTTTGAGGAGTACCAGGAATATAATAGATGCACATTATTTCACACAAAGTTGTGTAATTCCAGAATATTTGACTGTGTTAGGTGAAAGACCCGGtgcatgtaatttaaatgtcataAAAGGTCATATGTTACTGTTTTAATCAAATATCCTGTATCAATAACTACCCataattttccttttgtattgCACTTTCTGCTATTGACAACGATGAAGGATGGATTACTGTGCAGTTTTCATTATGAGCCAATTGATGTGATTGTTTCTCAGTATTTGTGCTTTTTACAATAGCTACTTATTTTGAAGCAGTCGTGATTAGTACTTTGGGAAACGGGTATGTAACTTTGTcagcatcagtttttttttttttttattattatcattattcacATATATTGATATGTTCttagtttttttatatatatattatatggtttttcagatgtttttgcaaaaagggaaacagtgaaaatgatgtGGGAAACATTATTGGTAGGCGTTAATATTGGCTCTTTAAAATGGAGAAGTAACGTGTGCTTAAGAAGTTGACTGTGAATTTCTATTGTATTTTAAAgagcatttattaatttattctacAACAATGAAATTGTTAAATACTGTGCTTAGTGgtttatgttttctgtgttgtatTTTAAGTTTTTGTCTAAAACTTTACATGAATTTTATGCTGAATCTGTTTGGAATAtaagttttaacattttttagaaATTACCTATTGTTTTAAAGGGTCAATGCATTTTGCCTTTGTGTATAATGTAATTATGAGTATTAAATGGTACAGCAGTCTATAATTTAAGAGAttgttataaaatgtaaaaacagttaCAAAAGtaatctgttttatttcttaaaagcaCTAGTTGTGAGGTCAAATAGAATACTGGTGTCAACATGCTGGACACACTGGTGCTCTggcatagtgtttttttttgcatatatttccattaatttaaaaaagtgcagCTTGTATCGGAATAAGATTTAGTGAACTTTCTAAATATTAGGAAGTTTTAGAAATTGCCCTCTTTAATCATACCGACcgcaatttattaaatttatatggAGTACTTTGGATGTCCTTGAAATGTGCAGATCAATGACtgttttataacatttaatACACAGGTTATTTAccttacatatattttttcagtcaaaaaaatattaaaacatatttgtgTGAACCATGTCTGTTTTATAAACTTAAAAGAAATTCATAGTTagtgtaagttttttttttattttttgtttttaattcccactaaattaaaagcatttttactCACTTTCAGTAGTGTTTAAGGTCTGATACAATACTGAATACTGTCCAGTTCTCTGCCCTCTGTTCCAAGAGTTTGCTCTTGTTGACACTCCACACACCCTTTAAGCAACTCAGTTCCATTTCAGTTCACTGTGGGCAAAGCTGTACAGTCACTCAATGAATATTTTTCGTTCCAGGTGAAGgatgtgaataaataattgtgctATGTGCAAAATGTCTCCTGTCTACGCAAAGTGAAACATGGTCACCTTAAGACTTAAGTTAAGTTAAACTGCAAAACTAGTGATTCTGTAAAGGTTGTATGTAGAGCAATGAATTTGATTTGTGACAGTAAGAGTCGCTAGCATAAGAATGTACATGATGAAACCTTATAATGAAAGCACAGATATGTTCggttaaattaaataaataaataaatgcacagagaCAACCGTCTTTCGTGAGACAACTATGAAAATGAGTATATCTTGTAATGATCAAGGTGCATAAAACTACTTCTTATCATCAacggggaaaaaagtgtcatttacgttttgtgtaatttatacGTGTTTCTCATTGTCAGTATTGTGTTTTGAGTACTCTATTTAGAACTGTACTCTCAAAGCACTCATATGACGTCTTATAGACAGTAAATTCctaattattttgttgtttcccATGAAATTCCCAGACGTGGCTTCTGTTAAGTCTATTGGCTCGGCTCTCTTCCCCGCCGTGCGCATTTCGACGAGCGAACGCGTGGTCGGCTTCCATTGGACGAAAAGCTCGAGTTTTGCCCTATCCGATTGGCCAAGCGGGGACCAATGAGAATCAGACATCTGTTGTCAAACGAAAGGAGATTCCTGCAGGCTGTAAGGCGCTCGTGCGgggaatgacagagagagtgcggcTCGTCGTTGGAGGGTGATAGTAAACACTAAACAGCACGCACtcacttgtatttattttaaatatctatatattacctatttatttttagttgaaCATAGCGAGACTAGACTAGAGGAAATATGGCAGCGTTGACTTTACTGTTGGCTCTGAACGTCGCTCTGGTGTGTGCAGAATCTTCCATATATTTTCGGGAGCAGTTTGAAGATGGAGGTAAGCTGACGTGAACATCTCTAAATTAGAGTCTAAATACGCATAAAACGGTGGTCACTGCTGCTGAATTGACTGCTTTGTGTAGCTTGTTTATATATAGAGTGTGGAACaaagccagtgtgtgtgactatAACATAGGTGTACAGTAAATATCTGTGGCGATATatgaactgttactgtactaAGTGTAGCGTGCTCGTGCACA contains these protein-coding regions:
- the tor3a gene encoding torsin-3A, whose translation is MIFFRILPVLWALSARADFFQFDSISNVSTYYFNYFYCNIWEGDCQPNQDDATQQVPSRDFFSTLPQDCLRTLTEWYCSLGQCCDTGDCRIQNNVTGLAKDLELRLHGQHLVQAVVLKAIEGFLNNPDPNKPLTLSFHGWSGTGKNFVARLVAENLYRDGVKSECVRLFIAPFHFPHAKLVDVYKNQLKEAIRDAVLRCQQTLFIFDEAEKLHPGLIDAIKPFMEHYDNVDGVSYRRSIFLFLSNIGGAIINEVTLDFWHSGQNREDIGMEDLEHRLRSEAVESQGGFGQSELMSDHLIDFFVPFLPLEYRHVKLCARDAYVARGLQPREEILDEVAKAMVYVPKEEKLFSAQGCKSVPQRINFFLP